A region of uncultured Carboxylicivirga sp. DNA encodes the following proteins:
- a CDS encoding LysE family transporter, translated as MILTSFDGYGIYRLGLMSLEYIIDGIIIGISASIPLGPIGVLVIQRTLNKGRMSGFFSGLGAALSDTIYAIIAGFSLSFIVGFIETQMLWIQIVGALVLIGLGLKIFFNNPAVQLRRQKKRSTSLFQDMASTFILTIANPLAVFLFLAFFASFRVVDARQELFDRFLLILGVFTGASTWWFTLSSLINMLRSKINLRRLFWLNKIAGSVIIVLVCIAFIVWIGNEYLWQTT; from the coding sequence ATGATATTAACCAGTTTTGATGGATATGGCATTTATAGATTGGGATTAATGAGCTTGGAGTATATAATAGATGGTATAATTATTGGGATATCTGCATCGATTCCGTTAGGGCCTATCGGTGTATTGGTAATTCAACGTACGCTCAATAAAGGCAGGATGTCTGGCTTTTTCTCAGGGCTGGGCGCTGCATTGTCAGATACTATCTATGCTATTATTGCAGGTTTTAGTCTTTCATTTATAGTTGGTTTTATCGAAACCCAGATGTTATGGATTCAGATAGTTGGAGCATTGGTGTTAATTGGACTTGGACTAAAGATATTTTTTAATAATCCGGCGGTTCAATTACGAAGGCAAAAGAAAAGAAGCACCAGCTTATTTCAGGATATGGCATCTACCTTTATACTAACCATTGCCAATCCATTGGCGGTATTTTTGTTTTTGGCTTTTTTTGCCAGTTTCAGGGTGGTTGATGCCAGGCAGGAACTATTTGATCGTTTCTTGTTAATATTAGGTGTTTTTACAGGAGCCAGTACCTGGTGGTTTACCCTCAGTTCCCTGATAAATATGCTCAGATCAAAAATTAATTTACGTCGTTTATTCTGGCTTAATAAAATAGCAGGAAGTGTGATTATTGTTTTGGTTTGTATTGCCTTTATTGTTTGGATAGGCAATGAATATCTATGGCAAACTACCTGA
- a CDS encoding thioesterase family protein — protein sequence MVESISIIKVRYCETDQMGIVNNANYPIYYELGRTEWLNEFGMSYKQLEAEGIMMPVIDLYSKYHRPAHFEDTLTIKTLVKEMPTSKIRFDHKIHNQDGYLINEGYCQLAFMRADNRRPTRIPEILKNLLEKYF from the coding sequence ATGGTAGAAAGTATAAGTATCATAAAGGTTCGATACTGCGAAACAGATCAGATGGGCATTGTAAATAATGCTAACTATCCAATTTATTATGAACTAGGACGCACTGAATGGTTAAACGAGTTTGGTATGTCATATAAACAATTGGAAGCTGAAGGAATTATGATGCCCGTAATTGATCTTTATTCAAAATATCATCGCCCTGCTCATTTTGAAGATACACTGACAATAAAAACCCTTGTGAAAGAAATGCCAACCAGTAAAATTCGGTTTGATCATAAAATACACAACCAGGATGGTTATTTAATTAATGAAGGATATTGCCAACTAGCATTTATGAGGGCTGATAATCGTCGTCCGACCCGAATACCGGAGATACTTAAAAATCTGTTGGAAAAATATTTCTAA
- a CDS encoding SDR family oxidoreductase yields MYNKVIIITGASSGIGLACAREFAERGGKLALAARSEDKLRDIKVELQEKGTEVITIKTDVSVEADCKHMIDETVKAFGKIDILINNAGISMRALFKDVDLSVIKQLMDVNFWGTVYSTKYALPYLLEQKGSVVGVSSIAGYVGLPARTGYSSSKFAMHGFLEALRVENLKTGLHVLIAAPGFTASNVRKAALTADGTHQGETPRKEEKMMTAEEVARHMAKAIIKRKPTLILTFVEGKVTVFLKKFAPGLLRKLTYNHMAKEPDSPFK; encoded by the coding sequence ATGTACAATAAAGTCATCATTATAACAGGTGCTTCATCAGGTATTGGATTAGCATGTGCCAGAGAATTTGCTGAAAGAGGAGGTAAATTGGCTTTGGCAGCCCGAAGTGAAGATAAACTTCGGGATATCAAAGTTGAATTACAAGAAAAAGGTACTGAGGTTATCACAATTAAAACCGATGTTAGTGTCGAAGCTGACTGTAAACATATGATAGATGAAACAGTTAAGGCTTTTGGTAAAATTGATATTCTAATTAATAATGCCGGCATCTCAATGAGAGCTTTATTCAAAGATGTTGACTTAAGCGTTATTAAGCAATTGATGGATGTAAACTTCTGGGGAACCGTTTATTCCACTAAATATGCATTACCCTATCTGCTGGAACAAAAAGGTTCTGTTGTAGGAGTTTCTTCTATAGCAGGGTATGTAGGGCTACCAGCACGTACAGGTTATTCTTCTTCAAAATTTGCAATGCATGGTTTCTTAGAAGCTCTAAGGGTTGAAAACTTAAAAACCGGTTTACATGTATTAATTGCTGCTCCGGGCTTCACAGCATCTAATGTAAGAAAAGCAGCCCTTACAGCAGATGGAACTCATCAGGGAGAAACGCCACGCAAAGAAGAGAAAATGATGACAGCTGAAGAAGTAGCTCGTCATATGGCAAAAGCAATTATCAAACGAAAACCAACATTAATCCTCACTTTTGTTGAAGGAAAAGTAACTGTCTTTCTTAAGAAGTTTGCTCCAGGTTTACTACGTAAGTTGACCTATAATCATATGGCAAAAGAACCGGACTCACCTTTTAAATAG
- a CDS encoding methyl-accepting chemotaxis protein, with translation MEKSIFKSRLARRIYLSVTISITISVSILIVLSTNHSLKQIKINTINELASISHERSKNFDSKFKDLKILAQSISDDLYIHEFFIECADGNIDEDKRHMIRRTLNHELQLQNKIMENIFFTYDGTVLIDGLMGASEGYNAKEDKTNTWYEDTYGKREPSLGNITISPITGDPVVLVSNPLVDENDELLSLFAIAIKLNGFSLDILDNIEGKEYRTIIVDNTGNVVASRDTSMIFNLNLHFDDESLGELAEQISTSNTGSGFFTLNGNDYIGVFNKMENDLMALTYTPVSVYQKPIRTNVIGSVVILLIFIVLGSTYAYFLSARVTRPIIKLNDLINRMSQGDLSGKSDVNTKDELGELSNAYNLMVDKLTEIVDGIQNSAGQIERGTSEIAKSAMNISQGATEQASSLEEISSVVEEITGSIGQNTDNSVNTDKISRNAALEMSGVKDESSKAVQANQAISEKIKIISDIAAQTNILALNAAVEAARAGDHGKGFAVVAGEVRKLAELSNGAAKEIVELANQSYQLSQSSLDRLTLLLPEIEKTSNLVQEIAAASQEQNNGVNQVNGAIQELNNVTQQNSVASEELASSSEELASQAVGLNQAIAFFKTQENKI, from the coding sequence ATGGAAAAAAGCATTTTTAAATCACGTCTGGCTCGTAGAATCTACTTGTCAGTTACGATATCTATTACTATTTCAGTTTCAATTCTTATTGTATTATCTACTAATCACAGTTTAAAACAGATAAAAATTAATACCATAAATGAATTGGCTTCAATTTCTCATGAAAGAAGTAAGAATTTCGATTCAAAGTTTAAAGATTTAAAGATTTTGGCTCAATCCATTTCTGATGATCTGTATATCCATGAATTTTTTATTGAATGCGCAGATGGTAATATCGATGAAGATAAGCGCCATATGATTCGTAGAACCTTGAATCATGAATTGCAATTGCAAAACAAGATCATGGAAAATATATTCTTCACATACGATGGAACTGTCTTAATTGATGGTTTGATGGGGGCATCTGAAGGATATAATGCTAAGGAAGACAAAACCAACACATGGTATGAGGACACCTACGGGAAAAGAGAACCTTCATTAGGTAATATTACTATTTCACCTATAACAGGGGATCCTGTTGTATTGGTAAGTAATCCTCTGGTTGATGAAAATGATGAACTCTTATCCTTATTTGCTATAGCTATAAAACTGAACGGATTTTCATTAGATATACTTGATAATATAGAAGGAAAAGAATACCGGACTATAATTGTGGATAATACAGGAAACGTTGTTGCTTCGAGAGATACCTCAATGATTTTTAACCTAAATCTTCATTTTGATGATGAGTCATTAGGAGAATTAGCTGAACAAATTAGTACCAGCAATACTGGAAGTGGTTTCTTTACCTTAAATGGTAATGATTATATAGGCGTGTTTAATAAAATGGAAAATGATTTAATGGCCTTAACATATACTCCTGTAAGTGTTTATCAAAAACCAATCAGGACAAATGTAATAGGATCTGTTGTCATTTTATTGATCTTTATTGTATTGGGCAGTACCTATGCATACTTCTTATCAGCAAGAGTAACACGACCAATAATAAAATTGAATGATTTAATTAATCGAATGTCACAAGGTGATTTATCTGGCAAGTCTGATGTGAATACAAAAGATGAATTAGGTGAGTTGTCGAATGCCTATAATCTGATGGTTGACAAATTAACCGAGATTGTAGATGGAATACAGAATAGTGCCGGCCAGATTGAAAGGGGGACATCTGAAATTGCAAAAAGTGCAATGAATATTTCGCAAGGTGCAACAGAACAGGCATCCTCACTCGAAGAAATATCTTCGGTTGTAGAAGAAATAACCGGTTCAATTGGTCAGAATACAGATAACTCAGTTAATACAGATAAGATTTCCAGGAATGCTGCTTTAGAAATGTCTGGAGTGAAAGATGAATCTTCCAAGGCGGTACAAGCGAACCAGGCAATATCGGAAAAAATAAAAATCATTTCAGATATTGCGGCTCAAACCAATATTCTGGCTTTAAATGCTGCTGTTGAAGCTGCACGAGCTGGTGATCATGGTAAAGGATTTGCGGTGGTTGCAGGTGAAGTTCGAAAACTGGCCGAATTAAGCAATGGAGCTGCCAAGGAGATAGTTGAATTGGCTAATCAAAGTTACCAATTATCACAAAGTTCGTTGGACAGACTAACATTGTTGTTACCTGAAATTGAGAAAACATCAAACTTAGTACAGGAAATTGCTGCAGCCAGTCAGGAGCAAAATAATGGAGTTAATCAGGTAAATGGAGCTATTCAGGAGTTGAATAATGTTACGCAACAAAATTCAGTAGCATCCGAAGAATTGGCATCATCATCCGAGGAATTGGCCTCTCAGGCTGTAGGTTTGAATCAGGCAATTGCATTTTTTAAAACACAAGAAAATAAGATATAG
- a CDS encoding TonB-dependent receptor, whose protein sequence is MRIHTISFLFILLLTGQWIDGQTIVKGKVLSSTGELLVGVNISIVGTYNGTITDANGEFTLEVESVKGKELTASFIGYKTQTFNLSDNTDPLLIKLNESVTGLNAVTITAGSFAADDKERASVLEPLDIYTTAGSLGDINGALKTLPGTQSSSDDGRLLVRGGAASETSVYVDGLLAAKPYYSKVPDLPTRGRFSPSLFSGTVFSTGGYSAEYGQALSSVLVLESNDIEVEEVTGISLMSVGADLSKTWCTPNRSTSLGLGYMNLAPYYSLVNNRLDWTKPSESEQMNFIHRKKFNNGGLLKIFSIAEYGERAFNTKWDAEQVKISSNNTNAYLNVNYSLPMGEKSMLKSGIATTFNNDRQLAWIHRTRENEVNIEGRLTFVSQLSDGIKLKTGFSDAFSNYEHHYNQLQSEINWEGKYDDHILGFFAEPEIKLNSRFAIRPGLRYEYSTYLGKQNLSPRFAAAYRTGKNTQLSVAYGQYFQNPEADYLKFGSDFKYEKATHYIMSLQTGSLKERLLRLEAYYKDYDHLVTYSKGTHPYNSSFSNNGFGYAKGIDLFYRDRKTFSGTDYWVSYSYIDTKRLFQDYPVESIPDFIANHTISAVAKYFIGAIHTQVGAAWTTASGRPYHQPGDSDFMSRKADVYNNLNLNLSYLTHIANHYTIIHFSISNVLGSEQLVGYQTIRNYDGKQDSLVPLLPDVKQFLFLGIFISIK, encoded by the coding sequence ATGAGGATTCATACTATTTCATTTCTCTTTATTTTATTACTAACAGGTCAGTGGATTGATGGTCAGACAATAGTTAAAGGTAAAGTGTTATCAAGTACAGGAGAATTGTTGGTTGGTGTTAATATTTCTATAGTTGGTACTTACAACGGAACGATTACCGATGCAAATGGTGAGTTTACATTAGAAGTTGAGAGTGTTAAAGGTAAAGAGCTTACTGCCAGTTTTATTGGATATAAAACACAAACTTTCAATTTATCAGATAATACAGATCCTCTTCTTATTAAATTAAATGAAAGTGTGACCGGATTGAATGCAGTGACCATTACAGCAGGTTCATTTGCTGCCGATGATAAAGAACGGGCTTCGGTGTTGGAGCCTTTGGATATCTATACAACAGCAGGTTCGTTGGGTGATATTAATGGTGCATTAAAAACTCTTCCTGGGACTCAATCTTCCTCAGATGATGGTAGATTGTTGGTGCGGGGAGGAGCAGCCTCTGAAACCAGTGTTTATGTTGATGGATTATTGGCAGCCAAACCATATTATTCTAAAGTTCCGGATCTACCAACGCGCGGAAGATTCTCACCGAGCTTATTTAGTGGAACGGTATTCAGTACAGGTGGTTATAGTGCAGAATATGGTCAGGCATTATCATCAGTGCTGGTATTGGAATCAAACGATATTGAAGTGGAAGAGGTGACAGGTATTTCATTAATGAGTGTTGGAGCTGATTTATCTAAGACATGGTGTACACCTAATCGGTCAACTTCATTGGGATTGGGTTATATGAATCTGGCTCCCTATTATAGCTTGGTTAATAATCGATTGGATTGGACAAAACCAAGTGAATCGGAACAGATGAATTTTATACATCGGAAGAAATTTAATAATGGGGGGCTACTGAAAATATTTTCTATAGCAGAATATGGGGAACGTGCTTTTAATACTAAATGGGATGCAGAACAAGTAAAAATTTCCAGTAATAATACCAATGCATATTTGAATGTAAATTATTCACTGCCAATGGGTGAAAAAAGTATGCTGAAAAGTGGTATCGCAACTACTTTTAATAACGATCGTCAATTGGCATGGATTCATCGAACCAGAGAGAATGAAGTGAATATTGAAGGCAGGTTGACCTTTGTATCTCAATTAAGTGATGGTATTAAATTGAAAACAGGCTTCTCAGATGCTTTCAGTAATTACGAACATCATTATAATCAATTACAAAGCGAAATTAATTGGGAGGGAAAATATGATGATCATATTCTGGGATTTTTTGCAGAACCTGAAATAAAGTTAAACTCCCGATTTGCAATCCGACCAGGTTTACGTTACGAGTATTCAACCTATCTGGGGAAACAAAATTTATCACCTCGTTTTGCAGCCGCTTATCGCACAGGCAAGAATACTCAACTTTCGGTAGCTTATGGTCAGTATTTTCAAAACCCTGAGGCTGATTACCTTAAGTTTGGTTCTGATTTTAAATATGAGAAGGCTACTCATTATATCATGAGTCTTCAGACAGGTAGTTTGAAGGAGCGTTTATTGAGATTAGAAGCCTATTATAAAGATTACGATCATTTAGTGACTTACTCAAAGGGTACTCATCCATATAATAGTTCTTTTTCTAACAATGGTTTTGGATATGCAAAGGGAATAGATTTGTTTTATCGTGACCGTAAAACTTTTAGTGGAACAGATTATTGGGTATCTTATTCTTACATCGATACAAAACGATTGTTTCAGGATTATCCGGTTGAATCAATACCAGATTTTATTGCTAATCATACTATCTCTGCAGTAGCTAAATATTTTATCGGTGCCATTCATACACAGGTTGGAGCAGCATGGACAACAGCTTCAGGACGTCCATATCATCAACCTGGCGATTCAGATTTTATGAGTCGAAAGGCAGATGTATATAATAATCTGAACCTGAATCTCAGCTATCTGACCCATATAGCAAATCATTATACGATCATTCACTTTTCCATATCAAATGTGTTGGGTAGTGAGCAGTTGGTTGGTTATCAAACCATCAGGAACTATGATGGGAAGCAGGATTCACTTGTGCCTCTCTTGCCAGATGTTAAGCAGTTTTTATTCCTGGGCATATTTATTTCAATAAAATAG